The Triplophysa rosa linkage group LG3, Trosa_1v2, whole genome shotgun sequence genome has a segment encoding these proteins:
- the edc3 gene encoding enhancer of mRNA-decapping protein 3, which produces MASDWVGSLVSIHCGPTLGVYQGQVSSVDQTSQTISLRHPFHNGVKCTVPEVTFSAMDIKDLKILEFHKNLNEIPKQNGPDSNSTSTQHGGRKDKGGCVPVNIASVTVPNKTETKPQEEGVSPVPHYSKSYGDRNMDMAVQSKGFRRRHNSWSSSRVPNQATPKKNGLKNGGHMKNKDDECFGDCIDDVLDEDFDFEGNLALFDKAAVFSQIDSSERRGNGARSRGTPGEQTPSRYRHDENILEAKPVVYRQITVPQPSTKEYSTDSGLVVPSISFELYKRLLAAAESHGLSLERRLEMTGVCASQMALTLLGGPNRLTPKNVHQRPTVALLCGPHVQGAQGISCGRHLANHEVEVILFLPNFVKMLEAITSELALFRKTGFKLVSNVKDLPETPVDLVINCLDSHENGFLRDQPWYKTAADWANQNRAPVLSIDPPVSGQAHAVEAKWSLSLGLPLPLSEGAGRVYLCDIGIPRQVFQEVGIKYHSPFGCKFVVPLHSE; this is translated from the exons ATGGCATCGGACTGGGTCGGTAGTCTTGTTTCAATCCACTGTGGACCAACACTAGGAGTGTATCAAGGACAAGTATCTTCAGTAGATCAGACCAGTCAAACCATCTCTCTCAGACATCCCTTTCACAATGGAGTGAAGTGCACTGTGCCTGAGGTCACCTTCAG TGCCATGGACATCAAAGATCTTAAAATCCTGGAGTTCCACAAGAACCTCAATGAAATCCCGAAACAGAATGGCCCTGATTCTAACTCCACATCGACACAGCATGGTGGACGTAAGGACAAGGGTGGATGCGTCCCAGTAAACATTGCTTCCGTCACAGTACCTAATAAAACTGAGACTAAACCACAGGAAGAGGGGGTCTCTCCAGTTCCACATTACTCTAAAAGTTACGGTGACCGTAACATGGACATGGCTGTCCAGAGTAAAGGCTTTAGACGAAGACACAACTCCT GGTCATCTAGTAGAGTTCCAAATCAGGCCACACCCAAAAAGAACGGTCTAAAGAACGGGGGTCATATGAAGAATAAAGACGATGAATGTTTTGGAGACTGCATAGATGACGTTCTCGACGAGGACTTTGACTTCGAGGGAAACCTCGCGCTGTTTGACAAAGCGGCGGTGTTCTCGCAAATCGACTCCTCAGAACGACGAGGCAATGGGGCGAGATCCCGAGGGACGCCTGGGGAGCAGACGCCGTCGCGATACCGTCACGACGAGAACATTCTAGAAGCCAAGCCTGTCGTTTACAGACAGATCACAGTTCCTCAGCCCAGCACAAAAGAGTATAGCACTG ATTCAGGGTTGGTGGTACCCAGCATCTCTTTTGAATTGTACAAGCGTTTGTTAGCAGCAGCAGAAAGCCACGGTCTGTCTCTGGAGCGCAGGCTTGAGATGACCGGTGTGTGTGCAAGTCAGATGGCCCTCACGTTACTTGGAGGCCCAAACAG ACTTACCCCAAAGAACGTGCACCAGCGACCCACGGTGGCCCTGCTGTGTGGACCACATGTCCAGGGAGCTCAGGGCATCAGCTGCGGACGCCACTTGGCCAATCATGAAGTAGAGGTCATCCTTTTCCTGCCCAACTTTGTCAAGATGTTGGAGGCCATTACCAGTGAGCTGGCCCTCTTTAGAAAGACAGGGTTCAAATTGGTTTCTAATGTTAAAG ACTTACCCGAGACACCGGTCGACCTGGTCATAAACTGCCTCGACTCTCATGAAAACGGGTTCTTGAGAGACCAGCCGTGGTACAAGACGGCCGCCGACTGGGCCAACCAGAACCGAGCACCTGTGCTGAGCATTGACCCTCCAGTGAGCGGACAGGCACATGCCGTGGAAGCTAAGTGGTCGCTTTCGCTCGGTCTCCCCCTGCCGCTGTCGGAGGGGGCCGGCCGGGTCTACCTATGTGACATTGGCATCCCCCGGCAGGTGTTTCAGGAAGTTGGAATCAAATACCACTCCCCCTTCGGCTGTAAGTTTGTCGTCCCGCTGCACTCTGAATGA
- the kxd1 gene encoding kxDL motif-containing protein 1 has translation MEPTASGIFCNRMLSMVNSEDVNAIIQAQRHMLDRFEKTNEMLINFNGLSNVRLQQMNEHFLTHTRTLIEMKKDLDSIFRRIRTLKGKIAKQYPEAFRKINECSNMEDDDDQFDPIPPSVATTITTTATSEQSTESCDTSPDVISPTISCSSEDPSQGNGGTPTSDSPEQAVLRDEGPDSAEI, from the exons ATGGAGCCGACCGCATCTGGGATCTTCTGCAATAGGATGCTCAGCATGGTAAACTCTGAGGATGTGAACGCTATCATACAGGCTCAGAGACACAT GCTGGACCGGTTCGAAAAGACCAATGAGATGCTGATCAACTTCAACGGGCTGTCAAACGTTCGCTTACAACAGATGAATGAACATTTTCTAACGCACACCCGTACTTTAATCGAGATGAAGAAAGACTTGGACAGCATATTTAGGCGAATAAG GACTTTAAAAGGCAAAATTGCTAAGCAATATCCAGAGGCCTTTAGGA AAATCAATGAGTGTTCAAACATGGAGGATGATGACGATCAGTTTGACCCCATCCCTCCCAGCGTGGCCACGACCATCACCACCACTGCAACATCGGAACAGAGCACAGAGTCATGTGACACAAGCCCTGATGTAATATCTCCCACCATTAGCTGCTCTTCTGAAGACCCCTCTCAAGGGAACGGTGGCACACCAACATCTGATAGTCCTGAACAGGCTGTGTTGCGAGATGAGGGTCCAGATTCAGCCGAGATCTAG